The following are encoded together in the Capsulimonas corticalis genome:
- a CDS encoding TerD family protein — protein MNNSIYLRRRGKICLPAPLAEERLPTNVIAAMSKNLESLGYGLSEQLIAALRSLSMDQLTSLYQELISDLRKSKGADHRFQPMYPNFPTQVMEMSAGELYLNAIVHYWSRGRLLPLSEIKERFPLLDNVQLQMIDLGDEGEFERLFGQIAGSNASLSEQDKEDLSWFVESYQNGVGALLPEAIPQKENAAFLCGLLIRQNPNALEFVEKYARTATDVLRIAVAMSDGDTSLAAATKFKTFSRPERRMLLALLDRQTNSTEDMLRWKGRWIRLGERLHAGEFQKRYPHAAASFDVLRNDLPFATFNGQVERALANKDVDAALRRLGTRPGDLARRLDHLLRIGKSPAEVVSAFGASAIQVSTPVLLQVRNHFQHRHLRDKMRVFFPKGNLAKVQGIENTLPELPTEICGAVAEICRKTLSDRFAALPALGKCYVDPELANYVVPFSQRSASKALRTITRGSRMPLPASEALRFFVWWKNGEDRTDIDLSAAMFDEQFHLSETISYYNLAAFGGYHSGDIVDAPEGASEFIDITPKTLLEKGVAFIVIVLTSYTQQPFVDLPECFAGWMARQHPNSGEIYEAKTVQDRLDITANTQCAIPIVIDLLGNQVIWCDIALKNDPHWQNNVAENLSGIQLTLKSLVEMTKPNLYDLFTLHAQARGETVEAPNDADTIFSVANGTPFALETIASEYLQ, from the coding sequence ATGAACAACTCCATCTACCTCCGGCGGCGCGGGAAGATCTGTCTTCCCGCTCCTCTCGCCGAAGAACGGCTTCCCACCAACGTCATTGCCGCGATGTCCAAGAACCTGGAATCCCTGGGTTATGGACTGTCGGAACAATTAATCGCGGCGCTCCGCTCGCTTTCCATGGACCAGCTCACGTCGCTTTACCAGGAGCTCATTTCTGATCTGCGGAAAAGCAAAGGCGCGGATCATCGGTTCCAGCCGATGTATCCGAACTTTCCCACGCAGGTGATGGAGATGAGCGCGGGCGAGCTGTATCTGAACGCCATCGTCCATTACTGGAGCCGGGGCCGCCTGCTGCCGCTTTCGGAAATCAAAGAACGGTTCCCGCTGCTGGACAACGTGCAGCTGCAAATGATCGATCTTGGCGACGAAGGGGAGTTCGAGCGTCTCTTCGGCCAGATCGCGGGCTCCAACGCGTCGCTCTCGGAACAGGACAAGGAAGATCTTTCCTGGTTTGTTGAGAGTTACCAGAACGGCGTCGGCGCGCTGCTTCCCGAAGCGATCCCGCAAAAGGAAAACGCGGCGTTTCTCTGTGGGCTTCTGATTCGACAAAATCCGAATGCGCTGGAGTTCGTCGAGAAGTACGCGCGCACGGCGACGGATGTCCTGCGGATCGCGGTTGCGATGAGCGATGGCGATACTTCGCTCGCGGCGGCGACAAAATTCAAGACGTTCTCACGCCCGGAGCGACGGATGCTGCTGGCGCTTCTGGACCGGCAGACGAACTCCACCGAGGACATGCTGCGCTGGAAGGGACGCTGGATTCGTCTGGGTGAACGTCTGCACGCCGGCGAATTTCAAAAGCGCTACCCGCACGCCGCCGCCTCGTTCGATGTCCTGCGCAACGATCTGCCGTTCGCCACGTTCAACGGGCAGGTGGAGCGCGCCCTGGCGAATAAAGACGTGGACGCGGCGCTGCGGCGGCTCGGGACCCGGCCGGGCGATTTGGCCCGCCGGCTCGATCATCTGCTTCGGATTGGGAAATCCCCCGCCGAAGTCGTGAGCGCGTTTGGAGCCTCGGCCATTCAGGTGTCGACGCCGGTGCTGCTGCAAGTGCGCAACCATTTCCAGCATCGCCATCTGCGCGATAAGATGCGCGTGTTCTTTCCCAAGGGCAATCTGGCGAAGGTCCAGGGGATTGAAAATACGCTTCCGGAACTTCCGACGGAGATCTGCGGCGCGGTCGCGGAGATCTGCCGCAAGACGCTCTCCGATCGCTTCGCCGCGCTTCCGGCGCTTGGCAAGTGCTACGTGGATCCGGAACTTGCGAATTACGTCGTTCCGTTTTCTCAGCGTTCGGCGTCGAAAGCGCTGCGGACCATCACGCGCGGCAGCCGTATGCCGCTGCCGGCGAGCGAGGCGCTCCGGTTCTTTGTCTGGTGGAAAAACGGCGAAGACCGCACCGACATCGATCTGTCGGCGGCGATGTTCGACGAGCAGTTCCACCTGTCGGAGACGATCTCGTATTACAACCTGGCGGCGTTCGGCGGTTACCACAGCGGGGATATCGTGGACGCGCCGGAAGGCGCGAGCGAGTTCATCGATATCACTCCGAAGACTCTGCTGGAGAAAGGCGTCGCGTTCATCGTCATAGTGCTGACGAGTTATACGCAGCAGCCATTTGTCGATCTGCCGGAATGCTTCGCCGGATGGATGGCGCGTCAGCACCCGAATTCCGGAGAGATCTACGAAGCCAAGACGGTTCAAGACCGGCTCGATATCACCGCCAACACCCAGTGCGCGATTCCGATCGTGATTGATCTGCTCGGCAATCAAGTGATCTGGTGCGATATCGCGTTAAAAAACGATCCGCACTGGCAAAACAACGTCGCGGAGAATCTGTCCGGCATCCAGCTCACGCTG
- a CDS encoding ester cyclase: protein MALEQNKQIIQRFMDEVLNDKNLSAMDEIVAEDFIEHVPFPGQGPGREGLRHTIAGLISAFPDMKWTTDERVAEGDTVVTRFTWTGTHNGDFLGMPATGKSIEVWGVVIDVVRDGLFAESRIILDMPTLMQQLTSNA, encoded by the coding sequence ATGGCGTTAGAACAGAACAAACAGATCATTCAGCGATTTATGGACGAAGTTCTTAACGATAAGAACTTGAGCGCGATGGATGAAATCGTCGCCGAGGACTTTATCGAGCATGTTCCTTTTCCCGGGCAAGGACCGGGGCGCGAAGGATTGCGCCACACGATCGCCGGTTTGATCTCTGCTTTTCCTGACATGAAATGGACCACCGACGAGCGCGTCGCGGAAGGCGATACCGTAGTGACACGGTTTACCTGGACAGGCACTCACAACGGCGATTTCCTGGGAATGCCAGCGACGGGAAAGTCGATTGAAGTCTGGGGCGTCGTGATCGACGTAGTTCGCGACGGCCTCTTTGCCGAAAGCCGAATTATCCTTGACATGCCGACACTCATGCAGCAATTGACCTCTAACGCATGA
- a CDS encoding shikimate kinase, translating to MSFDNIILIGPAGAGKSTTACLLAQRMGRPHVALDKERFRYYEEIGYNAELAAQLRHTNFEELIRYYEPFNAYAVGRVLEDYDGCIIDFGAIHSVYDTAALFKQAQTALAPYPHVILLLPCTNIERSVEVLMERGRMGEQVDERKEAMWRRIIRRFLENPSNSALAKHTVCTDGKTPEEVTRDVLECIA from the coding sequence ATGTCTTTCGATAATATTATTCTTATCGGCCCCGCCGGGGCGGGCAAAAGTACGACGGCGTGTCTGCTCGCCCAGCGGATGGGACGCCCACACGTCGCTCTGGACAAGGAGCGTTTTCGTTACTACGAGGAGATCGGCTACAACGCTGAGCTTGCCGCGCAACTGCGCCACACCAACTTCGAAGAACTGATCCGATACTACGAACCGTTCAACGCATACGCCGTCGGCCGTGTGCTGGAAGATTACGATGGATGCATTATCGACTTCGGCGCGATCCACTCCGTTTATGACACCGCCGCGCTATTCAAGCAAGCGCAGACGGCGCTTGCCCCGTATCCCCATGTTATTCTGCTGCTGCCTTGCACGAATATCGAGCGAAGCGTGGAGGTCCTGATGGAGCGCGGGCGAATGGGCGAGCAAGTCGATGAGCGCAAGGAAGCCATGTGGCGCCGCATCATTCGCCGCTTTCTCGAAAACCCGTCCAATTCCGCACTCGCGAAACACACGGTCTGCACGGACGGCAAGACTCCAGAAGAGGTCACGCGCGACGTGCTCGAGTGTATTGCGTGA
- a CDS encoding ankyrin repeat domain-containing protein has product MKRHSELHDALTSGDLEWVTALLHDGADIEEHNSFGWTPLMAASLKGQVDIARLLLDHGAELNATDREGKSAIHYAGMRGGAEAVRLLVRLGANINAVESFGGYTPLHLAAGHCNRKIVQDTCAALLAAGADVNARNKWGSTALWSAALAMRGDLVDFLLQHGAEIDIRDNSGRTVLIFVTTHFFGGDIIERLLAHGAQVNARDAESRTALMYAAISARRSIMDTLLDGGADINLQDIRGATALMYAAGEAPAASEIGVLGCEASTRDVGAQTAAWDPAKKAARLAKAYHERAEAIRHLLARGADPTLRDAEGRTALDVAMQNGNVVEGDNAEMVTVLTA; this is encoded by the coding sequence ATGAAGCGACACAGCGAACTGCACGATGCGCTGACAAGCGGCGATCTGGAATGGGTCACCGCGCTCTTGCACGACGGCGCAGACATTGAAGAACACAATAGCTTTGGGTGGACACCTTTAATGGCGGCCTCGCTGAAGGGCCAGGTGGACATAGCTCGCTTGCTGCTGGATCATGGCGCCGAACTGAACGCGACAGACCGCGAAGGAAAATCCGCGATCCATTACGCCGGCATGCGTGGGGGAGCCGAAGCCGTGCGATTGTTGGTCCGCTTAGGAGCGAACATAAATGCCGTGGAGTCATTCGGTGGCTACACGCCGCTGCACCTTGCGGCGGGGCACTGCAACCGTAAAATCGTCCAGGACACCTGTGCAGCGCTACTGGCGGCGGGGGCAGATGTAAACGCACGCAACAAATGGGGATCGACGGCGCTGTGGTCCGCCGCCCTCGCAATGCGCGGCGACCTGGTCGATTTTCTGTTGCAGCACGGAGCAGAGATTGACATCCGCGACAATTCGGGCAGAACCGTCCTTATATTCGTCACGACGCACTTTTTCGGAGGCGATATAATCGAACGGCTTCTGGCGCACGGAGCCCAGGTCAACGCCCGCGACGCCGAAAGCCGCACCGCGCTGATGTACGCAGCAATCTCAGCACGTCGCTCGATCATGGACACGCTTTTGGACGGCGGAGCGGACATCAACCTCCAGGATATACGGGGAGCAACTGCCCTGATGTACGCGGCAGGCGAGGCGCCCGCCGCCAGCGAAATAGGAGTGCTTGGCTGTGAAGCCAGCACCCGCGATGTTGGCGCCCAAACCGCCGCCTGGGATCCCGCCAAGAAGGCGGCGCGGCTTGCCAAAGCCTACCACGAACGCGCCGAAGCCATCCGCCATCTGCTGGCGCGCGGAGCCGATCCTACACTGCGGGATGCCGAGGGCAGGACGGCGCTGGACGTTGCGATGCAGAACGGAAACGTGGTGGAAGGCGACAACGCCGAGATGGTGACAGTGTTAACGGCTTAA
- a CDS encoding Maf family protein, whose protein sequence is MSAPKIILASTSPRRRELLGVLGLTFDVIGSEFDEDSLDRDSLTPHDWVMQLAIGKAAAVAAKTEGDALIIGADTTVTLRGEYYNKPQDPADARRMLGELSGQTHQVYTGICILPVTGGALGVPVTDYAVTDVTFDQIPDPIIDAYVATGEPLDKAGAYGIQGKALAFIPKINGDYFNVVGLPLNKLVALLGRFGVSVW, encoded by the coding sequence ATGAGCGCCCCCAAGATCATCCTCGCGTCAACATCGCCCCGCCGCCGCGAGCTTCTCGGCGTCCTCGGCCTGACCTTCGACGTCATCGGCAGCGAGTTCGACGAAGACAGCCTCGACCGCGACTCCCTCACCCCGCACGACTGGGTGATGCAGCTCGCCATCGGCAAAGCCGCCGCCGTCGCCGCCAAAACCGAAGGCGACGCCCTCATCATCGGCGCCGACACCACCGTGACCCTGCGCGGCGAATACTACAACAAACCCCAAGACCCCGCCGACGCCCGCCGCATGCTCGGCGAACTTTCCGGCCAAACCCACCAGGTCTACACCGGAATCTGCATCCTCCCCGTCACGGGCGGCGCCCTCGGCGTTCCCGTCACCGACTACGCCGTCACCGACGTCACCTTCGACCAAATCCCAGACCCCATCATCGACGCCTACGTCGCCACCGGCGAACCCCTCGACAAAGCCGGCGCCTACGGCATCCAGGGCAAAGCCCTCGCCTTCATTCCCAAAATCAACGGCGATTATTTCAATGTCGTCGGCCTTCCCCTCAACAAACTCGTCGCGTTGCTCGGACGCTTCGGCGTCAGCGTGTGGTAA
- the plsY gene encoding glycerol-3-phosphate 1-O-acyltransferase PlsY translates to MNPIYPLVLLLSYLCGSIPIGLITGKMVKGIDIREYGSGNIGATNVWRTLGPVCGSIVFAADVAKGLIPVVAAHHLPHISPWFIVFTGLAAITGHNASPFLKFKGGKGVATSVGVALGFSPAAALIGFGFWALVLAVTRYISISSILAVPIACVLIWILNGYTLPYAVFGVLVSLYVLVKHKSNIARVKARTEPKVTLPSILMKLFHGGSQSA, encoded by the coding sequence GTGAACCCCATCTACCCGCTGGTCCTGCTGCTGTCGTATCTGTGCGGGTCGATCCCCATCGGCCTGATCACCGGCAAGATGGTCAAGGGCATCGATATCCGCGAGTACGGCAGCGGCAATATCGGCGCGACGAACGTCTGGCGCACGCTCGGCCCCGTCTGCGGATCCATCGTCTTCGCGGCGGATGTCGCGAAGGGGCTGATCCCCGTGGTCGCCGCTCATCACTTGCCGCACATCTCGCCGTGGTTCATCGTATTTACCGGCCTCGCGGCCATCACGGGCCATAACGCCAGCCCCTTTCTGAAGTTCAAGGGCGGCAAAGGCGTCGCCACCTCCGTCGGCGTCGCCCTCGGATTCAGCCCCGCCGCCGCGCTGATCGGCTTCGGCTTCTGGGCGCTGGTCCTGGCCGTCACCCGTTACATCTCCATTTCCAGCATCCTGGCGGTCCCCATCGCCTGCGTGCTGATCTGGATCCTGAACGGCTACACCCTGCCCTACGCGGTATTCGGCGTGTTGGTTTCCCTTTACGTTCTCGTCAAACACAAAAGCAACATCGCCCGCGTCAAAGCCCGAACCGAACCGAAGGTCACCTTACCGTCCATTCTTATGAAACTCTTCCACGGAGGAAGTCAAAGCGCATGA
- the purF gene encoding amidophosphoribosyltransferase encodes MKFDDDALMLATAAARDEDDTPKEECGVFGIYAPDVDVARLTYFGLFALQHRGQESAGMMVSDGEHLKWYKEMGLVNQIFDERVLSQLQGYIAIGHTRYSTTGSSILRNAQPLHCAWGDGSVAVAHNGNLINTEELRAEMEAQGVVFETTNDSEVIARMIATQQDKTLEDAIAHTMTRLRGAYSVCILTEDTLIAIRDPHGVRPLCLGLLDNKHYVVASETCALNTIGAQYVREIEPGEMIIIDKHGFRERQAVKQERHATCLLEFIYFARPDSTMYGRGLHDARRRMGHELAKEHPCPGAHMVMPIPDGATPAAIGFAEASGIPYGEGVVKNRYIGRTFIQPDQRMREAGVRMKLMPIKEALAGKRVVMVDDSIVRGTTTGQIVKRLFDAGASEVHVRITAPPVQFPCFYGIDMANQEDLVAYRHTVEEIRQLIGATSLGFMSLDGLTRAIGIHKDKFCRACFDGKYPIEIPNHVKVSKFALEMPVNAK; translated from the coding sequence ATGAAGTTTGATGACGACGCCCTGATGCTCGCGACGGCCGCCGCGCGTGACGAAGATGACACGCCAAAGGAAGAATGCGGAGTGTTCGGCATCTATGCTCCGGATGTCGATGTCGCGCGACTCACTTACTTTGGCCTGTTCGCGCTCCAGCATCGCGGCCAGGAATCCGCCGGCATGATGGTGTCGGACGGCGAACACCTCAAATGGTATAAGGAGATGGGCCTCGTCAATCAGATCTTTGACGAGCGCGTTCTCTCCCAGCTCCAGGGCTACATCGCCATTGGACACACCCGCTACTCCACCACCGGATCCAGTATTCTTCGTAACGCCCAGCCGCTGCACTGCGCGTGGGGCGACGGCAGCGTGGCCGTCGCGCACAATGGGAACCTCATCAACACTGAAGAACTGCGCGCCGAGATGGAGGCGCAGGGGGTTGTCTTCGAGACCACCAACGACAGCGAAGTGATCGCCCGCATGATCGCCACCCAGCAGGACAAAACGCTGGAGGACGCGATCGCGCACACCATGACCCGCCTGCGCGGCGCCTACTCGGTCTGTATCCTCACCGAAGATACGCTGATCGCGATCCGCGATCCCCACGGCGTCCGCCCGCTCTGCCTGGGTCTGCTCGACAACAAACACTACGTCGTCGCCTCCGAAACGTGCGCGCTCAACACCATCGGCGCCCAGTACGTGCGCGAGATCGAGCCGGGCGAGATGATCATCATCGACAAGCACGGCTTCCGCGAGCGGCAGGCCGTGAAGCAGGAGCGTCACGCGACGTGTCTGCTGGAGTTCATCTACTTCGCGCGCCCCGACAGCACCATGTACGGACGCGGCCTGCACGACGCCCGCCGGCGCATGGGCCATGAGCTGGCGAAAGAGCATCCCTGCCCCGGCGCCCACATGGTCATGCCCATTCCCGACGGCGCCACGCCGGCCGCGATCGGCTTCGCCGAAGCGAGCGGCATTCCGTACGGCGAAGGCGTCGTCAAGAACCGCTACATCGGACGCACGTTTATTCAGCCCGACCAGCGCATGCGCGAGGCCGGCGTTCGCATGAAGCTGATGCCGATCAAGGAAGCGCTCGCCGGCAAGCGGGTCGTGATGGTCGACGACAGCATCGTCCGAGGCACCACCACCGGACAGATCGTCAAGCGTCTGTTCGACGCCGGCGCGTCCGAGGTCCATGTCCGCATCACCGCGCCGCCCGTGCAGTTCCCCTGCTTCTATGGCATCGACATGGCGAACCAGGAAGACCTCGTCGCTTATCGCCACACCGTGGAAGAGATCCGCCAGCTAATCGGCGCGACGAGCCTGGGCTTCATGAGCCTAGACGGCCTGACGCGCGCCATCGGCATCCACAAGGACAAATTCTGCCGCGCCTGCTTCGACGGCAAGTATCCGATCGAGATCCCGAACCACGTCAAGGTCTCGAAATTCGCTCTGGAAATGCCGGTCAACGCCAAGTGA
- the purL gene encoding phosphoribosylformylglycinamidine synthase subunit PurL, with protein MTDPKIYREMGLNDGEYAEIVKTLGRDPNIVEIGMYAVMWSEHCGYKYSRPVLRLFKKYQEAMDTGAVENAGVIDIGDNIGIVMKMESHNHPSAVEPFQGAATGVGGILRDIFTMGARPIANLNSLRFGPLDADARTRYLFEHVVGGISHYGNCVGVPTVGGEIYFHPSYTGNPLVNAMSAGIVPLDKIASAAGAGVGNPVMFMGSATGRDGIHGATFASVELGPDSESKRPNVQMGDPFQEKLLIEATLEALATGYVVGIQDMGAAGLTCSTTEMSAKAGLGMTIDVRKVPLREATMTPYEIMLSESQERMLAVIEKGHEDEVAAVFHKWGLNAVVVGEVTDTGRVVILDNGVVAADVPSKSLTDDCPTYTLAASEPTYISEVQGADLTSFPEPASYTDALLTLLGTPSIASKRWVYDQYDSMVQTQTTVLPGDADAAVIRIRETNKAIALTTDCNPRYCYLDPYIGAQIAVAEAARNLSCVGATPLAVTDCLNFANPEKADNFWTFRRAVEGLADACEALGTPVISGNVSFYNETPERAIFPTPTIGMVGLIEESEKRLTLGFKANGDKIFLLSLGEATLGGSEYLAAIHNLEVGKPPALDLSSERAVQTFVREAISLGLLQSAHDLSDGGLAVALAECCFSAERGAEVSAPADARLLFGERTASILLSAAPERVDALLTLATTHHLDLDELGAVGGTRLTVRHGDTTVIDAEVKALQRRFEDAIPNLLAAGAV; from the coding sequence ATGACTGATCCAAAGATTTATCGCGAGATGGGCTTAAACGATGGCGAGTACGCCGAGATCGTGAAAACGCTGGGGCGCGACCCGAACATTGTCGAGATCGGCATGTATGCCGTGATGTGGTCCGAGCACTGCGGATATAAGTATTCGCGGCCCGTCCTGCGCTTGTTCAAGAAGTATCAGGAAGCCATGGATACGGGCGCGGTCGAGAACGCCGGCGTGATCGATATTGGCGATAATATCGGCATCGTCATGAAGATGGAATCGCATAACCATCCGAGCGCGGTGGAGCCGTTCCAGGGGGCGGCCACCGGTGTCGGCGGCATCCTACGCGATATCTTCACAATGGGCGCCCGGCCGATCGCCAATCTGAACTCCCTGCGCTTCGGGCCGCTCGACGCCGACGCCCGCACGCGCTATCTGTTTGAGCATGTGGTCGGCGGCATCTCGCACTACGGCAACTGCGTCGGCGTTCCGACGGTCGGCGGCGAGATCTACTTTCACCCGAGCTATACGGGCAACCCGCTCGTCAACGCCATGTCCGCCGGCATCGTCCCGCTGGACAAGATCGCCTCGGCGGCCGGCGCGGGCGTTGGCAATCCCGTCATGTTCATGGGATCGGCGACGGGACGCGACGGCATTCACGGCGCGACCTTCGCCTCCGTGGAGCTGGGGCCTGACAGCGAAAGCAAGCGCCCGAATGTCCAGATGGGCGATCCGTTCCAGGAAAAACTGCTGATTGAAGCGACGCTGGAAGCGCTGGCGACGGGCTATGTCGTCGGCATTCAGGACATGGGCGCGGCGGGCCTGACCTGTTCGACCACCGAAATGTCCGCGAAGGCGGGCCTGGGCATGACGATCGATGTCCGCAAGGTTCCGCTGCGCGAAGCCACCATGACGCCGTATGAGATCATGCTATCGGAATCGCAGGAGCGCATGCTGGCCGTCATCGAGAAGGGGCACGAGGACGAAGTCGCCGCAGTCTTCCATAAGTGGGGACTGAACGCCGTCGTCGTCGGCGAAGTGACCGACACCGGACGCGTAGTCATTCTGGACAACGGCGTGGTCGCGGCCGATGTGCCGTCCAAATCGCTCACCGACGATTGCCCGACCTACACCCTCGCCGCGAGCGAACCCACTTACATCAGCGAGGTCCAGGGCGCGGACCTGACGAGCTTCCCCGAGCCCGCCAGCTACACCGACGCGCTGCTGACGCTGCTCGGCACGCCGTCCATCGCCTCCAAGCGCTGGGTCTACGACCAGTACGACTCAATGGTGCAGACACAGACCACGGTGCTCCCCGGCGACGCCGACGCCGCCGTGATCCGTATCCGCGAGACGAATAAGGCCATCGCGCTCACCACGGACTGCAACCCGCGCTACTGTTATCTGGATCCGTACATCGGCGCCCAGATCGCCGTCGCCGAAGCGGCGCGCAATCTGAGCTGCGTCGGCGCGACCCCGCTCGCCGTCACCGACTGCCTAAACTTCGCGAACCCGGAAAAGGCCGACAACTTCTGGACCTTCCGCCGCGCCGTCGAAGGACTCGCCGACGCCTGCGAAGCGCTGGGCACTCCGGTCATTTCCGGCAACGTCTCCTTCTACAATGAGACGCCCGAGCGGGCGATCTTCCCCACCCCGACCATCGGCATGGTCGGCCTGATCGAAGAATCCGAGAAGCGCCTGACCCTGGGCTTCAAGGCCAACGGCGACAAGATCTTCCTCTTGTCCCTCGGCGAAGCCACTCTGGGCGGCAGCGAGTACCTGGCGGCGATCCACAACCTCGAAGTCGGCAAGCCGCCCGCGCTGGACCTTTCCAGCGAGCGCGCCGTGCAGACCTTCGTTCGCGAAGCGATCAGCCTGGGTCTTCTCCAATCGGCCCATGACCTCTCCGACGGCGGCCTGGCCGTCGCCCTCGCCGAATGCTGCTTCTCCGCCGAGCGCGGCGCGGAAGTCTCCGCTCCCGCCGACGCCCGCCTCCTCTTCGGCGAGCGCACCGCGAGCATCCTGCTGAGCGCCGCCCCCGAGCGCGTGGACGCCCTGCTGACGCTCGCCACCACGCACCACCTCGACTTGGACGAACTCGGCGCCGTCGGCGGAACCCGTCTGACGGTCCGCCATGGCGACACGACTGTCATCGACGCCGAAGTGAAAGCGCTTCAGCGTCGGTTCGAAGACGCGATCCCGAACCTGCTGGCGGCGGGGGCGGTTTAG